CGGCCGGCCAGAGCGCCATAGCGCGACCGGGAAGCGAAAGCGCCGAAAGGTGACATTTCCCTGGCGTACCTGATGAAATGGCGCACGACTCCCCTCCCCTGACCTGCGCATGACCCCGCCGTCCCGATGGCCCAGCTGGATCGTCGCCGTGGTGCTCGCCGCGGTGGCGTCCCTCGTCTTGCCGAACGTGGCCTTCGCCGCGGGCGGCGGTGGCGGCGATGGCTCGACCCTCGTGGTCGTGGCCCTCATCGCCGTGGTCGCCGTCGCCTACCTGCTCACCCACTTCGTGGTGGAGCGGCTCCAGAAGATCTTCCTCGTGCTCGCGGGGGTCGAGTACATCGTGCTCGGGGTGCTCCTCGGGCCGCAGATGCCGTACCGCATCCCCGCGTTCTCGAACCTCCAGGACCTGATGCCCATCGTGGCGCTCGCGGTCGGCTGGGTGGGGCTGCTCCGCGGCATGGAGCTGTCGGTCCGACGCATGCGTGGCCAGGCGCCCACCGGCATCAGCCGCGTGGTGGTGGTGCAGGCGCTGGTCGCGGGCGGCATGACCGCCCTGCCCGCCTGGTACGGCTTCACGCAGGGCTGGTTCTTCACCTTCGGCGGCGCGGCCGGGCAGGTCGGCGCCCAGGAGGTGTGGATGGCGGCCGGGCTCCTCGGCTGCGCGGCGGTGGCGGGCTCGAGCGAGCCGGTGGAGCTGCTCAGGTCGCGGTATCGGCTCGAGGGCGAGCTGGGCGAGCGCATCCGGCGCCTCGCGGCGAGCAGCGACCTGCTGGCCATCGCGGTCTTCGGGCTGCTCTTCTGCATCTTCCACGAGAACCACGAGAACGCGATCGTGCAGCCGAGCCCGACCGAGTGGGCGGTGATCACCATCCTGCTCGGCGCCCTGCTCGGGGTCCTCTTCACGCCCTTCCTCGGGGAAGCCGACACCGACAACGGCCGCTTCCTGGCCATGGTCGGCATCATCGTGCTGGCGTCCGGGGCGGCGTACTTCCTGGATCTGTCGCCGCTGCTCGTGAACCTCTGTCTCGGCGCGGTGCTCGTGAACACGGCGCGCGCGGGCCCCGCGATCCGGAAGACGCTCGAGCGCACCCGCCGCCCGATGGCGCTGGTCCTGCTCGTGTTCGCCGGCGCCCTCGCGCGCCCCGTCGACCCCGTCGACGCGACGATCGTGACCCTCGCCTACATCGCGCTCCGCATGATGGGCAAGGCGATCGGGACCGGGCTGGCCGGCTGGCGCAGCCCGCTCCGGGGCGACTACTTCCGCGGCCTGCTCGCCCACGGTGAGGTGACCGTCGCGATGGCCGTCTCGCTGCGACTGGTCTACGAGGGCCCGGCCGTGGACCTGGCGTACTGCGCCATCCTCTTCTCCGTCTTCTTCAACGACCTCATCGCGCCCCGCGTCCTGCGCGGGCTCTTCGTCGACACCGGCGACCTGCGCGGCGAGCGCTCGGAGGAGGTCAGCGTCTGATGTACATCGTCATCATCGGCATGGGCGAGGTGGGCCGTCACCTGCTCCGCACCATGGAGCACGAGGGGCACGACCTCGTCGCGGTCGACGCCTCCGCGGACGCCATCCAGTTCGTCGAGGACCACCACGACGTGATGACCCTGGTGGGCTACGGCGCCAGCCACGACGTGCTCGCCAAGGCCCAGGTGGAGCGCGCCGATCTGGTGGTCGCGGTCACCGATCACGACGAGGTGAACCTGATCGCCGCGCTCGCGGCCAAGCAGCTCGGCGCCCAGCGGGTGATCGCGCGCGCGCAGGGCAACGCGTGGACCTCGCACATGGAGGGCGTGCGCTACGGCCTGCTCGGCGTGGACGTGGTGATCAACCCGCGCGTGCTCGTCGCGCACGAGCTGGGTCGGATCGCGCGCTCGCACGGCGCGGTGGACGTGATCGACCTCGCGCAGGATCGGCTGGAGCTGGTCCAGCTGCAGCTCAACGAGGACGCGCGGCACCTCAACAAGCCGCTGATGAAGCTGAACCTCCCCCGCGACACGCTCGTCGCCGCGCTGGTGCGCGAGGGGCAGCTCGTCGTCCCGGGCGGCGCCGACGTGCTCATGCCGGGCGACCGCGTCTACATGGTCGGCAAGCCCGACGCGATCCTCGAGGCGGAGGAGTTCTTCACCAGCAAGCGCGAGGCGCGGCGGGTCATCATCATCGGCGGCGGCGTCGTCGGGAGCGCGCTCGCGGGGGCGCTCGCGGCGGACGGCACCGAGGTGCTCGTCATCGAGCAGAACCGCGAGGTGGCCGAGGCGCTGAGCGTGAAGGTGCCTCAGGCGACCATCGTGCACGGCGACGGGACCGACCGGCAGCTCCTCGAAGAGGAGGAGGCGGGCACCTACGACCTCATCTGCTGCGTGACGAGCGAGGACGAGGTGAACCTCATGGCCGCCCTCCTCGCCCAGCGGGTCGGCGTGCCGCGCACCGCCGCGCTCGTGCACCGCGGCGACTACATGCCGATCTACAAGCAGCTCGGTGTGGACATCGTCTTGACGCCGCGCGCCGTCGCGTCCGATCAGATCTTGCGATACTGCAGGGGGGGCGGCGTCCAGAGCCTCACCTCGCTCGAGGACGGGCAGGCCGAGGTGGCGGAGCTGCGCGTGCCGCGCGGCGCGCGCGTGGTCGGCGTGCCGCTCAAGCGCATGGGGCTGCCGCGCGGTGCGTTGCTCGGCGGCATCGTGCACGGCGACCGCGTGATCATCCCGCGCGGCGACGACGTGGTGGAGGCCGGCGACACGGTGGTGTTGCTGCTCACCGAGAGCGCGCGGCCGATCGTCGAGCGCTTGTTCCGGAGCCGCCGCAGCGAATGAGCCGACGGGTCCAGAGGCGCTCGCGGTGGCGCGACTTCCGCGGAGTGCTGCGCCCGACCGGCGCGGTGCTCGGCGGCGTCGCCGTGGGGCAGCTGCTCTGCGCGCTGATCGGCGGCGCGGTGGAGTGGCTCACCGTGCCGGCCGCCCGCCGCCAGACCGACGACATCGTCTGGCTCCTCCTCGCGGCCGCGATCACGGGCCTCTCCGCCGCCGCCTTCTATCTCTACGGGCGGCGCCACGCGACCGAGAACCTCACGCGGCGCGAGGCGGTGCTCGCGGTCGCGCTCATCTGGCTCGGCGCGGGCGTGTTCGGCGGGCTGCCCTTCGCGCTCGCCGCGGAGCTCAACCCGGTCGACGCCTTCTTCGAGGCGGTCAGCGGGCTGACCACCACGGGCGCCACCGTGATCACCGACATCGACGGCAGCCCCATGGAGGGCGGCGAGGGACGCATCGGCGGGCTCTCCCACCCCATCCTGCTCTGGCGCTCGCTCATCCAGTGGCTCGGCGGCATGGGCATCGTGGTGCTCTTCGTGGCCGTCTTCCCGAGCCTCGGGGCGGGCGCGAAGCACATGTTCCGCGGCGAGGTCCCGGGCACGAGCGCCGAGGGGCTCAAGCCGCGCATCGCCGAGACGAGCTTCACGCTCTGGAAGCTCTACGCCGCGCTCACCGCCCTCGAGGCCTTCCTCCTGATGCTGCTCGGCATGACGCCCTTCGAGGCCGTCTGTCACGCGTTCACCACCATGAGCACGGGCGGCTTCTCGACCCGCGACGCGTCGATCGGCGGCTTCGACAGCTACTCCATCGACGTCGTCGTCTCCACCTTCATGCTGCTCGGCAGCCTCAACTACGGCCTCTTCTACGCGCTCCTGCGCGGGCGCTCGTGGCGGGCCGTGTTCCGCAACACGGAGCTGCGCGCGTTCCTCGCCGTCTCGGCGCTCTTCACCGCGATCCTCACCATCGGCATCCTGCCGAACCACGACCGCGATCTGCTCGAGTCGTTCCGCTACGCCTACTTCATGGTGGGCACGACGATGAGCTCCACCGGCTACGGCACCGACGACTACATGGCGTACGGCGCGCCGATGCTCATGATCGTCATCCTGATGATGTTCATCGGCGGCTGCTCCGGCTCCACCGCGGGCGGCATCAAGGTCGAGCGCATCGTCCTGATGTCGAAGCTCTCCTGGGCGGAGTTCCGCGAGAGCTTCCGCCCCGCGGTGGTCCAGGTGGTGCGCATGGGCCGCACCGCCGTGCCGCCGGAGATCTTGCGCGACGTGGCCGTCTTCGTCGGGGTCTACTTCGCGTCGATGGGGCTCGGCATCCTCTTCATCGCCTTCACCGACGACGTCTCGCTGCCCACCGCCTTCGGCGCGATGCTCACCTGCCTGAGCAACATGGGCCCCGCGCCGTTCTACGACGGGAGCGACAACTTCGCGTCGTACTCTCCAGTGGCGAAGGTCTTCTTCAGCCTCGCGATGCTGCTCGGTCGGCTCGAGTTCTTCACCCTCTTCGCGCTCCTCGTGCCGGACTTCTGGAGGCGATAGGCGATGAGCGGCGGCGGACACCCCAAGGCCACCGGCGGCGGCATCCAGAAGATGCTGATCGTGCTGCTCCTCACGGGCGGCGTGTTCCTCATGCACCGGTTCGCGAGCCGCCCGGACGCGTTCGACCCGAGCGCGATGCTCGCCCTCGGCTTCGTCATCCTCGCGAGCTACGCGTTCGGCTCCCTCGTCGAGCGCGTCGGCCTGCCGCACATCACCGGCTATCTCATCGCCGGCCTCGCGCTCGGTCCCTCGACCGCGCATCTCCTGCCCGAGGCGTGGCACGTCCCGCCGTTCGACGATGGCATCCTCAGCGCGAGCGTCATCGACCAGCTCTCGCCGCTGAACACGCTCGCGGTCGCGCTCATCGCGTTGACCGCCGGCGGCGAGCTGAAGATCGAGTCCCTCAAGAAGGGGCTCGGCACGATCGTCGGCATGCTCGGCGGTCAGATCGTCGTGCTGCTCGCGCTCTGCGTCGCCTTCGTGGTGGGGGTCAGCGGCCTCATCCCGGACGCCAAGCTCCCGGGCCTCGGCGACCTGGATCTGAGCGCGGCGGTGGCCCTCGGCTCGGTCGTCGGCGCGATCTCGATCGCCACGAGTCCCGCCGCGACCATCGCCGTCATCAACGATCTGCGCGCGCGCGGCCCGATGACCTCCGCCGTGCTCGCCACGGTCGTGCTGAAGGACGTCGTCGTCGTCGTGCTCTTCGCGGTGCTGAGCACCTTCGCGGCGCAGGCGCTCGGCGTAGCCGGCTCGGACGAGGCGCTCGGGCTCTACCTGCTGAAGCACATCGGCGGCGCGCTCGTGCTCGGCGGGCTCATCGGCGGCGGGGTGGCGCTCTACCTCCGCTACATCAACGCAGAGGTCCTCCTCTTCGTCGTGGGCGTCGTCTACACGGCGGCCTACGTGGCGGGGGCGCTCGACGTCGAGGCGGTGGTGCTCTTCATCACCGCGGGCTTCGTGACCGCGAACTTCTCGAGCGAGGGCGACCACCTCGTCGAGACGGTCGAGAAGCTCTCGCTCCCCGTCTACGTGGTCTTCTTCACGCTCGCGGGCGCCAAGCTCCACCTCGATGAGCTGTTCGAGCTCTACCCATTCGTCTTCGCGCTCGTCGCCATCCGCACGGGCGGGCTCTGGCTCGGCACCGCCATCGGCAGCGCGCTCGGCGGCGCGCCCACCGTCATCAAGAAGCGCGGCTGGCTTGGCTTCGTGTCCCAGGCCGGCGTCGCGATCAGCCTCGCGTCGATCATCGGGCGCCGCATGGGCCCCGCGGGCGAGGCGCTCTCCACGCTCATCATCGCGTCGATCGCCATCAACGAGCTGATCGGCCCGATCGCGCTCAAGGTCGGCCTCAGCGGCGCCGGCGAGGCGGACGGAGGGACCGACGAAGAGGAGCCCGAGCCGGCCCCGGCGAAGCCCGCGCCGGAGGAAGAAGACGACGAGCCCTCGGTGCAGGAGTGGCCGCAGCCCGACCGCGGGGCCGACGCCTGGGGCGCCCCGCTCGTGCTCGCCGGCGCGGAGCTCGAAGACGCCGCGCGCGAGCTGCAGCTCGATCTCTCGCACGTGGCGCGGGACGTGGCCGAGGAGCCGCTCGCGCGCTTCCGGGACGACGCGCTCGGGTACGTGCGCGAGCTCCGTCGCGAGTTCCTGCGCCACCACCGGCGCATCACCGTGCAGGCGCAGGGCGAGCCGACCGAGCTGAGCGCGGCCGAGGCGCTCCGCCTCGAGCAAGCGGAGCTGGCCGAGAAGTGGCGCGCCACGGTCCTCACGCGCGCCGCGCGCGTGCAGCAGACCCCGGGCTGGGAGGCGGCGCCCATCGTCGCCGCGGTCGACGCGATCAGCGAAGGCCTGCCCGAGAAGATCGAGGCCCCGTACGAGCAAGAGTCCTTCCTCCCGCGCGAGGAGGACGGCCTGTTCACCAGCTTCTCGCGCATGGGGCTCCGCGCGCGCCGGGGCGCCCGCCGCATGTTCGGCGA
This window of the Sandaracinaceae bacterium genome carries:
- the trkA gene encoding Trk system potassium transporter TrkA: MYIVIIGMGEVGRHLLRTMEHEGHDLVAVDASADAIQFVEDHHDVMTLVGYGASHDVLAKAQVERADLVVAVTDHDEVNLIAALAAKQLGAQRVIARAQGNAWTSHMEGVRYGLLGVDVVINPRVLVAHELGRIARSHGAVDVIDLAQDRLELVQLQLNEDARHLNKPLMKLNLPRDTLVAALVREGQLVVPGGADVLMPGDRVYMVGKPDAILEAEEFFTSKREARRVIIIGGGVVGSALAGALAADGTEVLVIEQNREVAEALSVKVPQATIVHGDGTDRQLLEEEEAGTYDLICCVTSEDEVNLMAALLAQRVGVPRTAALVHRGDYMPIYKQLGVDIVLTPRAVASDQILRYCRGGGVQSLTSLEDGQAEVAELRVPRGARVVGVPLKRMGLPRGALLGGIVHGDRVIIPRGDDVVEAGDTVVLLLTESARPIVERLFRSRRSE
- a CDS encoding TrkH family potassium uptake protein, coding for MSRRVQRRSRWRDFRGVLRPTGAVLGGVAVGQLLCALIGGAVEWLTVPAARRQTDDIVWLLLAAAITGLSAAAFYLYGRRHATENLTRREAVLAVALIWLGAGVFGGLPFALAAELNPVDAFFEAVSGLTTTGATVITDIDGSPMEGGEGRIGGLSHPILLWRSLIQWLGGMGIVVLFVAVFPSLGAGAKHMFRGEVPGTSAEGLKPRIAETSFTLWKLYAALTALEAFLLMLLGMTPFEAVCHAFTTMSTGGFSTRDASIGGFDSYSIDVVVSTFMLLGSLNYGLFYALLRGRSWRAVFRNTELRAFLAVSALFTAILTIGILPNHDRDLLESFRYAYFMVGTTMSSTGYGTDDYMAYGAPMLMIVILMMFIGGCSGSTAGGIKVERIVLMSKLSWAEFRESFRPAVVQVVRMGRTAVPPEILRDVAVFVGVYFASMGLGILFIAFTDDVSLPTAFGAMLTCLSNMGPAPFYDGSDNFASYSPVAKVFFSLAMLLGRLEFFTLFALLVPDFWRR